The following are encoded in a window of Amphibacillus xylanus NBRC 15112 genomic DNA:
- a CDS encoding Hsp20/alpha crystallin family protein has protein sequence MAEYEQDFLKAAREWVRKMDSLFQRYSDDSLLASIDQFFQNKQIPTYIKNTEDEWIVTYQLPGVTKDRIKMFIRDNRLIVQVTEDESQEIKDDQKDLYHFKQFTRSRESIILLPGAIIPSTLKADFRNGLLKVKARKQRINKRDLLLD, from the coding sequence ATGGCAGAATATGAACAAGACTTTTTAAAAGCCGCTCGAGAGTGGGTCAGAAAAATGGATAGTCTATTCCAGCGCTATTCAGATGACAGCCTACTCGCATCGATCGATCAATTTTTTCAAAACAAACAAATACCAACTTATATTAAAAACACAGAAGATGAGTGGATCGTCACATATCAATTACCTGGTGTCACTAAAGACCGGATTAAAATGTTCATTCGAGACAACCGCTTAATTGTACAAGTAACTGAGGATGAGAGTCAGGAAATTAAAGACGATCAAAAAGATCTCTATCACTTTAAACAGTTTACTCGCTCAAGAGAAAGTATCATTCTTTTACCCGGTGCAATTATTCCTTCAACACTAAAAGCAGATTTCAGAAATGGCTTACTTAAAGTTAAAGCAAGAAAACAAAGAATTAATAAAAGAGATCTTTTACTAGATTAG